A portion of the Phocoena sinus isolate mPhoSin1 chromosome 9, mPhoSin1.pri, whole genome shotgun sequence genome contains these proteins:
- the CPA4 gene encoding carboxypeptidase A4: protein MKWILFFGDLIGSSICGQEKFFGDQVFRINVRNGDEISKLSQLVNSDNFKLNFWKSPSTFACPVDVVFPSVSLQPVKSFLKSQDLEYLVTVEDLQALLDNEDEEMQYNEGQERSSNNFNYGTYHSLEAIYHEKDSIARDFPDLASRVKIGHLFENRSVYVMKFSTVEGRRQLTIWLNSGIHSQEWISQATVIWTTRKTVSDYGKDPAITSILEKMDIFLLTVANPDGYVYTQTQNRLWRKTRSLNPGSSCVGTDPNRNWNVSFAGEGASDNPCSEVYHGAHASSEVEVKLVVDFIQERGNFTCFIDLHSYAQLLMYPCGYMVEKAPDADELDEVARCVAKALASLSDTVYQVCPTCTTVYPASGSSVDWAYDNGIKYAFTFELRDIGHYGFFLPANQIIPTAEETWLGLKTIMEHVWDNLS from the exons gGACCAAGTTTTCAGGATTAATGTCAGAAATGGAGATGAGATCAGCAAACTAAGTCAGCTAGTGAATTCAGACAACTTTAAG CTCAACTTCTGGAAATCTCCCTCTACCTTTGCTTGTCCTGTGGATGTCGTGTTCCCTTCTGTCAGTCTGCAGCCAGTCAAATCCTTCCTGAAGTCCCAGGACTTAGAGTACTTGGTGACTGTTGAAGACCTGCAG GCCCTTTTAGATAATGAAGATGAGGAAATGCAATACAATGAAGGTCAAGAACGGAGCAGTAATAACTTCAACTATGGAACCTATCATTCCCTGGAAGCT ATTTACCATGAGAAAGACAGCATTGCCAGAGATTTTCCTGACTTGGCAAGCAGGGTGAAGATTGGGCATTTATTTGAAAACCGGTCAGTGTATGTAATGAAG TTCAGCACTGTAGAAGGCAGGCGGCAGCTGACCATTTGGCTGAATTCAGGTATCCATTCCCAGGAGTGGATCTCACAGGCCACGGTGATCTGGACCACAAGGAAG ACTGTATCTGATTATGGGAAGGATCCAGCCATCACCTCCATCTTGGAGAAAATGGATATTTTCTTGTTGACTGTGGCCAATCCTGATggatatgtatacacacaaactCA GAACCGATTATGGAGGAAGACACGGTCTCTAAATCCTGGAAGCTCCTGCGTTGGTACTGATCCAAATAGAAATTGGAATGTTAGTTTTGCAG GAGAGGGAGCCAGTGACAACCCTTGTTCCGAAGTATACCATGGAGCCCACGCCAGTTCAGAAGTGGAGGTGAAACTGGTGGTAGATTTCATCCAGGAACGTGGGAATTTCACATGCTTCATCGACCTGCACAGCTATGCACAGCTGCTGATGTATCCATGTGGGTACATGGTCGAAAAGGCCCCGGATGCTGATGAGCTG GATGAGGTGGCAAGGTGTGTAGCCAAAGCTCTGGCTTCCCTGTCGGACACTGTGTACCAAGTGTGTCCTACCTGCACCACTGTCT ATCCAGCTAGTGGCAGCAGTGTTGACTGGGCATATGATAATGGCATCAAGTATGCATTCACTTTTGAGTTGAGAGATATTGGGCACTATGGCTTCTTCCTGCCAGCCAACCAGATCATCCCCACTGCAGAGGAGACCTGGCTGGGGCTGAAGACCATCATGGAGCATGTGTGGGACAACCTCTCCTAG